The genomic interval GTGGTTTTCttaagaacacaaaacaatgaTCGCAGCTCAGGTGCGTCTCTGATATTGATTTCGTCAGGAACACAACGGATCCTTTTGTTACCTACATACATactggttttatttttaaagtatgGTATAGAtcttttttaagtatttgtGGTCAGTGTTAAAGCCAACATTTGTTTACCAGACTTACTAAGTTCGTTTTTTTCTAGCGGCAACTACCATCtgttaaatagtttttttaagcCATGTCTTTCTCTTTACTGCAAGTACCTGTTACACATTGGTTTTGTATAatcggttttcttttttttgctgtttttcttttcaaactgttGCTGTAGGTATGATTGTCAAGTTGATAATCTGAGTTGTTGGCAGATCCAATGCTTTGCtaataaagttttcaaacaatCCTTTGCAGGTTCTTGGATCTTTAGAGTCCCTTATACGATCTATGCCGAAGATCCACCGAAGTGCATCCGAACCCTGTTCCTTAAATCGTGCTGGAAAGATGAACTCAGAGATCGGTTTCTTTGGGGCCCCACCCGAGACCCCTATCAGTCCATTTGGTGCGTACCAGCCATTTTTCACTGCAGTAGCCGGATACTAAATGACGCAAGAAAAAACCGCCTTCTCTCCAAGCTCCGAGCTCTTTGTGAAGACATGGTGCAAGTTGTAATATCTGTCACGCACAATTTCGCGCGATGTACGTCAGGGATGGTCACACAACTCAATGTGTTTGATAATGTTACTCTCAGGGAGAGAGAAAAGTGGCCAGTTCAAATAAGAGGATGCTCACCTTGAAGCTTAAGGCACAGAAGAAAAATCCAGCTGTTGTATCTCACGCTAAAGACTTAATTTATTTTAGAGCGTGCGTAGATATACATACACATTCCTCAAGATAGGAAAGCAGGGTGTTTATACTGGAGGATATTTGTAGCGTTTCTGTTGCTTTATGATTCTATCAATATCAGCGCAATtgactgaaatggaaaaaattatcaaattatctCGAAATGAAGTACAATGTAACATACGAGTATGAATTTGCCTGCTGCAGCGCTTTCTCGGGGCGTGAagcatttgcaaaattttataaagaaatgaaaaatatatatcgGAAAAATGGGCTCTATATGATTGTGGAAGGTGTCAAGGTTGCTTGCTCTCTGATTTTTTGCAAGTCTTAATTAAAGGCACctaaagaaggaaagagaggaaaTTCATTGCTGGATGACCGATGAACCAGACATTGTCGCAGACAATGaatgttgaagaaattttgGCAAAAGTTCAAGCTTTGTTTAGTTTCGACTTATTTTCATCAAGAACATACTACTGTTGTGTTCTCTTCTTCCTGTCAAGTTTAGATATTCATTTGTATTTAGATATTCATTTGTCTGTCGACACCAGAAAACCACCTATCTCGCTTTAGCCGCATATGACAAGGAGGAAACTTCGGATGTTTAAATTCACTTTGAATGTCCATACTAGTCTCACTGAATCgtcaacaaattaaaagaaacatgcCTTCGCAAGCGGGTGCGATATCGCATGTTGTTAGTTTTATATGTGTGTATCGCTGATCTGTGTATTTGAATTCGTGAgtaatttttcaagattttgttATCATTTCACGTTATTTTATAGTGTATATGTGACTTTGAAGCACTGCGTGTTGAAGTAATGCTGTGCATTGACCACTTCTTTTAACTTGTCTTCAGAAATGAATAGTCTCCAATCATAGGCACGCACTGTGTGcgaaaattagaatttttttgacGTAGTGATGTAAGTAATACGGTTGATGGGCTAGTTAATAGATAcctttattttaatgaaatgcTGTATTTGTGTAAAAATTTTGCAGACGAGGCTTTTAAATGAAATTGCGCAAAGTTCAAAGTATCATCTCCTAACTTATAAAAttgtatattttaaatatttaactaCACTGTAAATGATGCAGTAGCACGGAAGTATATGATGTTCAGATCACATGTGTGCGTTTTGTTGACTCCTTACGCCCCAAATACGATCAGGatcaaatttctcctcataatctTTACATTATCGCAGGAAACTTTGTGGTTGCGCTCATCTGTCTCAAACAGGCTGGTTGGAATCCCAATTCATAGGAATTAAGGTTCTGATATTGAATAATTTGCCCCgaacttgacacattgttgcGGTTGCTGTCGAGAAATTGTATGCTTACCAGTGAGGATAGGGTATATGTTGACTCGCCAACTGCCGAAGAAATGTGGGTTTTTAGCTTACGCCGAAATGTGATGTCTCAGAGGGTGAAGTAGGCAATTGAAGTTGGGCTGCGGCAAGCTTGGTAATGAACCATTCATACTTTGCCCGCTTTAAATCACATTCTCGGTGATCCGCGTCTGCATCACGTCGGatgcgtagcatgcaagagaaattttttttagctggGTAGGTCGAGATGGGACTCTTCGTGTTCCCAATGtttcataactttcaaaagaacgaaaatatcgcattactttacttcaagagaaagagaaaaagcaatttttataaACTTACGCAGGAATTTTTTGGGAAATTGTCCAAGTACTTTTGAGCAAAAATGAAATGCACCGGTGCCGCGCTTActgtagtctccttcgcagctgtTGGTTGGCCTCGTTGCACAACGCCCTCTATTCGCCGTTGGAGAGAGGGccattgcgtgacgagaccaaataacggttgcgaAAGAGCCTACACTTACTGCCGTTCCTctaacagaaagaaaatcaaaattattcgtctatATTTAGTcgcctcaaaaatataattccacgTAGTTTTACTGCGAAAAGCAGACTGGAACTGCTGTATGTCCAATAGACCCTCAACAAAGATATATTGCGGTCTCGTATAAGGGAAAATACACCGAGCAAGAGAAAGGATGacatttcaaagagggctccttgattggttgttgcccaTCTGGACTTTAccctctgtgtgtgaaatacGTGATAAGATGCAGGTTGTGTAGAAGGAATTAACACGCAATTGGGTTAATTCCAAGGTAGCTGAAAGCGAATTTTATTCATAGAAAAAGTCAAACGCAAAAGAATGCATGGAAAACTTACTATCAGTAACATAAAAtttcatgtgaatttttttcagtggtgtTGAGTAATGCGAttagaatacgtgataaaatgcgGGTTGTTAAGGAAATGACACGTGATGGAGCGAAGTCTAatatggcaaaatggaatttgattggtagaaCACAATTCAAGCACGTAAAAAATTGTCTgatgttcatgtagtgcaatgactgagtatgttctgattggactttggacATTGTTTTTGTAGTAGgtgatggaatgtaagttgtttggcgtGTGCTGGTTACTGTCATttttgtgcacagccccctaatcccatgacatcatttacaagaaaacaatacccaaaCGCTGTAATTGGTGCATGATATCTgaatgctgtgatatgattggtgcgagatacatactctaatgcggcaatctgattggtgcgagatacataccctaatacGGCGATTTGATCGGTGCGAGCAACATACAACTCTACACGCTAACATggagttattattttttaaatgaaaaaaacaaaacaaaacaaaaaactaaaaaaccttAAGTACTGTGTAATTTGCTGTGTTGAATAAACAACTCACAACAACATTGAAGAGTGTGGGTGAGATAAGAAGCTGAGAGGTGAGACTCAATACCTTAGTCTTTCTAGTTCATTCAAGCGGTTCTAGGGCCGTCAGAGATTATCACGATGAAGAGAGTCATTGCCCCGAGAGGAAATTGGGTGTTCCTGCGGCTCGGCACCGAAAGTCTTCCGTCCTCTGTTAAAGATTTCAGTGAGAATATGATTACATTACAAATCACAGCTACATTTGGTGGCTGATTTGGCCACCAAGCACTTTTATTTGGTTTAAGTGTCACTATCGTTGACTTTATAAGTGTGGAGAAACCAGTGTCCCCTTAACATAGGCTCTAGCAATGTTGCACGGCCACACTACTTTAGCCCCTGATAGTCTTAGAACGAAAGTCGCGAAAGATGGGCTTCCTTTGCCTTTAAATGAATGGAGCCCATAGCTACTGGAAAGAAATCCCTAGTAGAAAAACCCTGGTCATTCAGGTGAGCGGTTTGGCTTGTGGCTAATCACTTCACCCTGTAGGCCAAGTAGATTATCAAAACCACCGAAAAAATACTCTGtcatgaacactacttgagcaatAGTGTagataaggcctgaaaaaaaacttcaggcctgtacgggatttgtACCCATGAACTATGCgataccaactgagctaacaagccaactgggagttggtccgaggtcatgggttcaaatcctgtacaggcctgaattttttttttcaggccttattttcactactgctcaagtagtgttcattaccacgaagatcactttcatatccGCAGTTCAattatatgactttcatatattcactgTCGTTTAAAAAATACTCTGTTAATCCCAAGAAAGAAAGATGAAATGATGAGACTGGGAAGGATTACCTTCCTTGAAGGGTCACTGGATAGGGTGACCCCTGAAGCAATCTAGTCTCTACTTACATGCGTCTTCTAGCTAAGGTATAGTTCAGCACCTGCTGCACCAAGGAGAACCCAGACGCTCCGCCGGGGAAATGGGCTGGAAAATTCACCCCAGTCTTTTCGCCAACGAAAAATTCAAGATGGCTTCCGTCGCTAGTTAGTAATTGTATAATGGCTCCATGCGGTATGAGTGTTATTTCACGCGCCAATTCCTTGGCTCTTCAGGGTTACAAGCACTGTTGTCATGTTATGTTACATTCGCCTGTGGAAGAAAAGCTTTTTGGCTTTTATCCACTGAAACAGGCTGTCCTGGTAAGTACCAGTTAGTCATGCTTGTGCCCTTTAGTCTTCATTTAGTACAGTAGTTAATGAAAATATGATTTCACCTGCCAAGTAGTAATGGAAAGATCTCTTTATCGCTAACTAATGTTTTCCAGAGCAAATCAGGCGTATGCATGAACACTTGACTGATATTGTGGACTTAGGTTTGAAAGAACACTGTTCATCGACTGATAAAAGGATACGCCAGTTACGTCCATTATTATACGTTAGATTTACTCTGAAAAATCTGATTTGTCGACAACATTCAATCGATATACATTATATACATTAGAATCACTCTGAGtactctgattggtggagagcATACAGTCAACATACAATagcgtgtgaagttgacataaTAATCCAATTTGTgatataaactacggtgttctacaaggatttccagtcctgagaaaagccgtaacaacacacgtgataAAATACTGTATCTTGTTATATGTGTTTGGTatcaccaatcagctgctgTCACATTACTTGCCTTTGGCGCCTTttggtcaggttgatgaatgaatggcaaagccttTACCTCttttttcggattatggctgctaaacaCTCAAATTTGTCTATTGCTTTCAGACAGCGATGTTCCAACTTTCcagaaggggaagaaaatcaaaatacaaaaagtaaaacagaAAGTTATCTATTTAGTGGCTAAATTGGTGAAGGCATTTCTTGTAGCTGAGAATGAAAGTCAGCAACGaaaagatttgccacaggccgattttttGTCATGTACTTGAAGGATTTATTCAGTCAGTAAGAACCTATTGAATAACTCAGAATTTTGTTGattgaaaattaggcccattgtttgtttttgtagtgatttAATGCATGTTTACACCGTGAGTGTACCGATGCACTTTACAATTGTTATTTGGAGTGTTGAtccttttgttttgattcattAATAAGGTTGActtttctcttcagtaaaaggctattgtgtttatatgataaacaaaataatacatgtagatgcttgtagatatgaaatttctcttctcatgttCAACTCGACATTTCACGCGTGAGCTATTGGGTTAAACATTTGATGAGGAATTCCATATCTATGCacacccatgtattattctctatatctgCAGCAGGGTCATCATGTTGATTACAAAATCTGCCTAGTTTTCTAGCCCCACGTCTgtgtagtgttctcaaactttctGAAAACTCAGAGAGAAAGTATCTCATCAGTATCTGTTATGTTACTTACTAACTGGGAGGTTCATAGCAGAAAAACTGTGTTGGTGGTCTTGAATACCCACCAAGAGCTGCACTCAAGACACAGGGTatactttttttctaaaaggGTTTGACTCATGAAAGAACTCAAGACTTTGCTCAACtttttacaacagaaaaattgttttggagaATTCAAATAATCAATGAATGaaagaaacattgattaattcattgtaaataaaTAGCTGACATTTTTAACTTCCTGAGTGACTTTTTTTGAAGGATTATTAGACTAAGAATAGTTCTTGGATATTATGTCAACCCATGTAATGACACATTTGCCATTGACAAATTCATTCCAAACTAATTTTCCTCGGGAAGGATATTTTGAATCCTTTTGATAAGGTGTTGTAGCTTGGTTCAGCTATTTCAGTTCTGGTCTGGGTAAACATATGGTTTATTTTAAGTTGAGCTCTTTCAGCAAATTTCTGCCTTTATCTATTGCATTATTCACATTATTACACTGAAGTAACATAACATATAAGTGCCAGTGGCAGAATTATGGCTGGACTGGTGAGGGAAAAATGATGCAGATTCTTGCTTTGGGAgtttacatttacatgtaattgTGGAGACgttaattttggaatttttgaaTAATGGCAATGGATATTTCGTAGGAGGGAGAATATCCAACACTCTTACAAATGCTTTTTAAGATGTGTTACATAAGCTCATGAACTAGCAGaccttattcatttatttttgaagaTATCAACATATAATCAGCAACTAAATGGGTGAAATCTTACCATGTTAAGCTCACTTGTGGCTGGGGTAGATTTCTTACGACAAAAACGATTGACAGCAAAAAGTCCTATTGTGAATTTTGGATGATCCTTTCAATCTTTCCTAGCGTAGTTTGTCAGTTAGTGTAATTTCTTGCCAGTGATGCAAAACCTGAGGTTTTGTCTAACTATTTTTGCAAAGATTAAAGTATTATGggaagtttgatttttttgtagtGGAATACTGATGCCACCACAATAAGATTTTGCTGTCAATTAgacatttatgaattttttggAAGAGCTGCCTCATTTATTGAAGCAATCTACTATTAGTCAAATTTTTAGCTACTGTTCGCTCTTTACCTTCGCCAAAGTGAATAGTGCATGGCTGATAACCTCTTTGCAAGCCAATCagatctagaaaaaaaaattcactagtAAGGTAAGTAGTAaggaaaaatagattaataaaaataaataaaatgattaatgaCATCACCAGAATAGAAATGTGCTTGCAACTGGTGTCTTCAACAGGGCAGGGTGCTTTATGACTCCTGCTCCCATGAACAAAGTACTAATGAGCAGTTGCAAAATAGAAATACAATTCTCGTGTGAGAGCTTAACTACTTGAAGTCCTctatttcaacttaaaaattGGTGGGTTTACGGCTCGTCAGATTTGTCAGAACTCAACAGTCAGGTTATTTTTGCATTTCCTCAGATGCAGCTTCGTTTTGATGGCCGAATGGGATTTCCTGGAGGATTTGTGGACGATTTTGAAGATCTAGAGACTGCCATTAATAGAGAGGTTGTAGAAGAGCTTGGAGAAACAACAAATCCTGTCAACATTACTAAAGAAAACTATGTGATCTCTCATTTGTATGAGGAGTATGTGCCAGAACTGGACATCACAAAGAAACTTTGTCTTCACTTCTTTGCCAAAAATGTTCCATTAGAACAATTCTTAGAACTTGAGACAAGGAAACAAGGGGCACCGTATTTAGGTTATGAGGTTTGTCAGTCTTTCTTTTGAATTCCACCCTATACACACAACAATTAAtgctgaaacatttttcaagtttagaagtagtattatttttttgaaaacttattgtattattattatttaactCCAGGCCTGGGTTGTTTGAAGCGTGGATTATGATATCCATTGGAtgaatctctatccggtggataacgcaCTACGTTTTGTGAACACTTTCTGTtgaatagcgatttatccgctggatagcgttatccgcccttaATACAACTAGACTCAGCAGTCCATTGCAAAAGATTTATGTTTTTCACGTTAGATATCTTAGTTACAATGTCCATCTTTTATGTGCTTCAAACAAAGGATTCATTAACCTGTCAGCTCTCAAGATCCAATGTAGTAATTCTTCTTGCCTTTCTTTTGTTATATCAAGATAACGCCCTTTGGTGGACAGATTTGTGTGTTTTATTCACATTCAGAAGATATTGTACGATGTTGTAATTTAGGAGAggttaattttaatctttttttagaGGCAAAAAGGTAAACTCAGTGGAAGTAGTCACAAGAAATTTATCCCAAGATTTTAGTAAATCATTCCAGCAAGAAAAAGTCTTTTATCGTTTTTACTGTAGTTTCGTAGACGGCAGAAATTTCACTGTTTCCCTTTCAACGGAATGCTTAAGTGAGAGACACAGCATTGTTTAATGGCTGTCACGTTTGACTCTGGATAAAGAGATTGAGAGTCAATCCTTAACTATCGGGGTCGTGTCCCATTGAAGGAAAAAGAATGAATTCTTGCTAAGCATTTCTTACCAGGAGATCATTAATCTAAAATGTTTTCCGGTGCAGTGACAGGGTCAGATAAGAGAGACGTGAGGAAATGTGCACATTCCGCTGTAACTTGTCTGTACCTATACGACCAAAGTCATGATCTGAAAAATTTTATggtgatttttaaagaaagcgCATTTCTCTGTCaagttaattattttcttagtCGGCGAAGGTTTCTTCTGTTGTGCTTTTACACAAGAAATAGTTTTGAAGTTCACCTCTCCCGGGAGGATATTATCCCTGAAAAATATTCACACCATGAAAAACTGGTGCGACTAGCTCGTACGCGCGGCATTTCAAGTTCGCTTTACTTATGTTCGGATcgtgacaaaaaaaagacattggGACATGTTTCTCTCTTACAAAGCATTTTCTCGAACTTGTCGTGTTTGAGTTTCAAATTACTCGGTGAGAATATATATGCAGATCTTCCGATTGAGTGCGATGTTTGTTATTACTGAACTGTGAATTCAAACCTTACTTATTTGTCTGTTGGTAGGTCCTCGGGCTGGTTCGATGTCCAGTGTACATCTTAAGAGACAAACGAGGAGGGCTTCCGTCATTTCTAAGACACGACTTTGTAGGAAACTCCCGACAACAGCTGTTAATCGGCTTGGAACACGAAGGGATATTAACTCCAGAGGAGATCAAGGAAGTTGTGCAACTCTCTCAATCAATTCCAGCGTCGGCGGCTAAATTGTGACAGTAACAGTGTTTGATATTGCCGGGGAAGTACAGGTATGTGGAACTAATTTCAGAAGATAACGGCATTTGATAGTGCCAATTGCTTTTCTGAGGAGGAGTGGACATGCAATCAATTCTGGGCTTGATGCGTGGGTGAAGGCTGGAAGTTTCGATAAAACCTTGTGAAAATGGACGTTTATCCTGGTCCATTTTTAAGTTTGCGAGCTTAATAAACGATATTCCACAGCCGCTTTGGAAATGATGCAAATGTAATCGCAAAGCAAGTTTTTATCACGAACGAACAGCGTTTTACGGAAGAACAATGGCCGTATTACTCATACGATTCGACTCACAAGACGAATTTCAGTGAACACTAATATTTGttagattattattttttactatTGTGATGatgatattattattgttattattgtaatATAACCGTGTGTATATTCCAAATGCAAATGATACTTGTAAAAGCTTTTTAAAGTTTCCCGCaggcaattttttttgcctGGAGCAAAAACGAAAACAGCTGATTTCTGGAACTCATTGGTCGGTCCATTGTGCGATGTTGGTTCTGTTGATCTCTTCCTTAATCCAAAGATAACAAATACGTGCATTTATTGTAAACGGTAATAAACGGCAATAAACGATATTAAGTGTGAAATGTGTCTGGAAATCAGTGTCAATGTTTTCTcgtatgtttgtttgttgagCTTGTTTTTGCACCTCCCTACCGCGTCCTCCCTCCTTTAAAAAATCCTGTTATTTAATTAACACGCAATTTAGTGGCTAATTTAGCGATTAATTTTACCGCTGAAGTGTGCGATCATTACCATAACTTCTTAGAGTTCTACGGATCTAAGGCTAggtattttttaattattgctGCCTTGTAATGCGCGTAAGATTtttgctaaaaataataaccttgAAGCTGTTCGATTCTGATTACTTGTGGTAGTCTGTGACTGTTTGATATCTTCCCTTTTTTATCCTCTTAACAGAACGAATTTTTTTACTCAATTGATATAAACGAGTgtattgataaaaatttgacaaaaatgaGCGCTGCGGGATCATGAGGTACCAGTTTAAACTCCTTCAGCTATGCGAGGGATCCGCGCATGCGTTACTCGCGATATCCTGGCTTCGCGTTGTCGGTTTTGTTACATGAAATAGAAATTTAGTTCACCAACAATTCTCTATCAGAGGCTTAACTTTCAAGGCTGAAAGCTTTTTGTTGCCGGTGTGGTAAAGTGGAAATGCTCTGCGTGATTGAATGATACATTAGGCGTGAAATAAGtttaagaattaattatttaaaaatagtCTCAGAACTAAAATAGAACTAAGATGGTCGGAAGAGTATTTCACCGCGTAGGTTATGTGATTTTTGGCTTTCAGCCGAGAATGTACAACAAGTAAACCACATTTTAAGTGTGTACCTCTTCAGGGTAATGTTTTGTGGTGTGCGTGACTCGCTTTCACATTCCCTAAATGGGCTTGCCTTTCCTTCAGCTGTCTCTTTGTATGAAGAAGTTCTTCCTCTTTTACCACCGACCgagcttttgtcttttttaactTACTGAAAAATGATTGGGGCTAGTGTAAAATCTTGAGTGCGTAAGGAAAGGTCTAATTCATTTTGGACAGGAGTGCAAGGTGCGGAATCACCTCAATCGAACCGCATCTCTTCAGATTTTGCACCCCAATATTCTTGCCACTGATCTACAGAGAACACTTAAGTTAGCCGGCCCATCGTCATGATTACAAAGTTCGTGTGTTACATGATCCTTGGATACTGTTAGTATCAGGAATGTCGGAAGCGCCAAATAGAACAAGAGAGATGGCTCAGGATTGCTATATTTTCTATTTCCTCCTCatacaatttttcttccattgaACCATGTTTAAGAATTGCAGGTTTTTCATTATCTCTGCAACCAAATTCGGCtttgttagttttttctttgctctggGTTTCGAGTTGGTTGTTAACCAGACTCTGAGTAGTAAAAACACACTAAgtctacaaagaaaaaatcgaCAAAGTTGGAGCTTAGTTTGTAGAGCAGGGCCTTGATCAACAATGGCATTATGCGGTCTGTTTTTCGCAGCTTGACTTCAGTATACACAATAATTGTCAAGAGGTTAACCTGTACTAAATAGTCATATTTTATGTTGCTATTAGTAGGTTTCGAAGCGCACTAttcttttgaaagtaaaaatcaaTTCAATGAGTCAGTACCTTCTCCAGGCGTGGCCATGTTAACCTTGTTGAGTTGATGTGACCATGAATTTATCAGCCGAGAACAACGAACTGACCTATCACTAAATTGATACTGGTTTAAGTTGATAACTTAAGTATTCTTGTTTTATTTGCTATTATTTGGCCATCTGAGCATGTCGGGTTTTGCCTCTAATCCAGTCTAGTGTGGTAACTGAGCGACAACAGCATGGATAGAGAACATGGCGTGCGGTAGTAGAGTGGGCGTGAGGCGACAATTAACTCAGTTCTAGAGTTTGAATACCAAGGGTCAAGAGTTTTTTGCTGGAAATCGTGAGGAGGATGCTAACACctttacaaaacaggaaaacaaaCCTCCTCTTCGTTTTTTCGAAAGAAGTTGATGAAGTAGTCATTGTGGAGTATGATAAACTACATCCGAGACAGTCTAAAAAGCGGAAAATTCGACCCTTCCTGTGAGGTTAATCAACACTCCTGCCTTTTTTCCCACGGTGCTTTTACCAATTCATTTATCGGTGGACTTCAACCTTTTGCGAATCAAACATTTCGCTGAAGCGCAATTCTTGAAACATCCATTGTCGTTCAGCTAGACTTCCCATAcggaaattaatttttgacGCATGTTATTGTGATGGTTCTAATTGTCGTTATCTCTTTAGCGATCTTATTTTGTGCCCTCTTTTGTAGTGCCTTGTTGAAAGGAAACCCTTTTATTCAATTATCTCTTTATCTTGGTTTAAACCTAAGTGTGATGATTACAGACGCTAGAGTAAAATAATCCGTTTGATACAAATACTCGTGGAACAGTAGGCACGCACGAAAACTGCGCAATGAGATTATTTTTATATCAGCGGTTTAACAGCCTCATTGACTCagacaaatttatttcaagatagATTATTTTAAGCTGGCCTCGCGTTAAACCGATTACACACTCTATAAACACTCCGTTGGAACAAAATTTGTGCCAGTGTTATGTATCCCATGTTCCATTTTAGCTATCGATACCGGAAAAGGCGACCTCATTCTTCCGGCCACTCTTTGAATAATTAAACGCGCCTAAAACAACGTCAAGATGCAGAGCGAACAAACACTATGGCGGGAGCTTATGTAAAAAGGTTAACTTGCCGTCTGTGTACTTTACATTTAATTGTGAAAAAGAAACGCCGTCTTATTGTAATCAATCGGCACTTCTATAACCTTGCTTCgtgaaagggaaaaataactCACAACGTTTGAGAACTGCGTGTGAAAAACGATTGGAATCTGCTCTGTCTGACGTGATTTTTGTTTCGCGCTCTCCGTGCCGCAAAAAGTCGAACAGCTCGTTAAGATCCATTTTGATACTAGATGAAACCTAAAGAGTGGGTGGATATTGTACCGCTCATTTCATCCCTGTCGCTGATTTTGGGAAGATACGAGTTGAAGTGTCTTGAGGCTCTGTTGAGGTCACCTCGTTTGATCAATTGAGTTGTAATTAGCTTCTTTACCTCCGCCCACCCTCTGCGATCAACAAACAATCATTGTCAAGCGATAAACACTTTAAGCGG from Pocillopora verrucosa isolate sample1 chromosome 14, ASM3666991v2, whole genome shotgun sequence carries:
- the LOC131787693 gene encoding U8 snoRNA-decapping enzyme-like; protein product: MAPCGMSVISRANSLALQGYKHCCHVMLHSPVEEKLFGFYPLKQAVLMQLRFDGRMGFPGGFVDDFEDLETAINREVVEELGETTNPVNITKENYVISHLYEEYVPELDITKKLCLHFFAKNVPLEQFLELETRKQGAPYLGYEVLGLVRCPVYILRDKRGGLPSFLRHDFVGNSRQQLLIGLEHEGILTPEEIKEVVQLSQSIPASAAKL